Proteins encoded in a region of the Flavobacteriaceae bacterium HL-DH10 genome:
- a CDS encoding LysM peptidoglycan-binding domain-containing protein, with translation MIKFFSVLCLVLLFSFNTVNAQNFSTHQVKKGETIEGIAKRYYVTPFDIYSLNPDAKKGLKPNTVLIIPISKANKPKVSIVKELQGFKNHRTKKKETLYSLSKLYNVSEDDIKKYNKFLYANPLRKGDKLQIPRFKTTEVVEENTATKTYIVLPKEGKWRIAYKFGITLEELELLNPEMGDVLKEGQEINVPNLDDTEEKVVDEQYSYYKVLPKEGFYRLKLKLGLEQSQLEALNPDLKETGLKKGMILKIPYSNLANGIIEVDSSRINLADSIADFSSKHIAVMLPFRLSRVDFDSVADTKRSIKNDPYLNASLDFHSGVLIAIDSLKKLGISLKVDVYDTKRQESEVARIIADNNFEDVNAVIGPLTSLSFDKAASELRQYHVPIISPIGTNLKLYDNVFQSRPSDDLLKSKIINYVRTDTLVKHIIAISDTKNREVANSIKREFNFASLIESRKDKETGKDAYYVSVDDIKDVLKPGANIVFLETENSGFVSNVTSVLASLIQEENKEENLEAIDIILVTTNKNAAFEGDEVSNEHLSKLQFHFASSTKAYNETDNNTFVKNYSRLYDITPNKWAVKGFDLTMDVVLRLVSSEDLYASVNNAQLTEYVENKFAYKKKLYGGYYNDTVYLVKYDDLAIVEVKQ, from the coding sequence ATGATTAAATTTTTTTCCGTTTTATGTTTAGTACTGTTATTTAGTTTTAATACAGTAAATGCACAAAACTTTAGCACCCATCAAGTTAAAAAAGGAGAAACCATAGAAGGTATAGCGAAACGTTATTATGTAACGCCTTTCGATATTTATAGTCTAAATCCAGATGCAAAGAAAGGATTAAAACCAAATACCGTTTTAATAATCCCTATTTCTAAAGCAAATAAGCCGAAAGTTAGTATTGTAAAAGAATTACAGGGCTTTAAAAATCATAGAACTAAAAAGAAAGAGACATTATATAGTTTGTCTAAATTATATAATGTAAGTGAAGATGATATAAAAAAATATAATAAGTTTTTATATGCAAATCCACTAAGAAAAGGTGATAAACTTCAAATTCCTAGATTCAAAACTACTGAAGTTGTAGAAGAAAACACAGCCACTAAAACATATATAGTATTGCCTAAAGAAGGCAAATGGCGAATTGCCTACAAGTTTGGAATAACTCTGGAAGAACTTGAATTATTAAATCCAGAAATGGGTGATGTGTTAAAAGAAGGACAGGAAATTAACGTTCCAAATCTTGATGATACTGAAGAAAAAGTAGTGGACGAACAATATAGTTATTACAAAGTATTACCCAAAGAAGGTTTTTATAGGCTAAAGCTTAAATTAGGTTTAGAGCAGTCTCAGTTAGAAGCCTTAAATCCAGATTTGAAAGAAACAGGATTGAAAAAAGGGATGATTTTAAAAATACCATATTCTAACTTAGCAAATGGCATTATTGAAGTAGATTCTAGTAGAATTAATTTAGCAGATAGTATTGCAGATTTCAGTTCTAAACATATTGCTGTAATGTTACCTTTTAGATTGAGTCGTGTTGATTTCGATTCAGTAGCCGATACTAAACGTAGTATTAAAAACGACCCTTATTTAAATGCATCATTAGATTTTCATTCAGGTGTATTAATAGCCATTGATTCGTTAAAAAAATTAGGTATTTCTCTAAAAGTTGATGTGTATGATACTAAAAGGCAAGAAAGTGAGGTGGCTAGAATCATCGCGGACAATAATTTTGAAGATGTAAATGCTGTTATAGGACCTTTAACGTCTCTTAGTTTTGATAAGGCAGCTTCAGAATTACGTCAATATCATGTGCCGATAATATCTCCTATAGGAACAAATTTAAAATTGTATGATAATGTATTTCAATCTAGACCTTCTGATGATTTATTAAAAAGTAAGATTATAAATTATGTAAGAACAGATACCTTAGTTAAACATATTATAGCTATTTCAGATACTAAAAATCGAGAAGTGGCTAATAGCATTAAACGTGAATTTAATTTTGCTTCTTTAATAGAATCTAGAAAGGATAAGGAAACTGGAAAGGATGCGTATTATGTATCTGTTGATGATATAAAAGATGTATTAAAACCTGGGGCGAATATTGTGTTTTTAGAAACCGAAAATTCTGGTTTTGTATCTAATGTTACCAGTGTTTTGGCTTCTTTAATTCAAGAGGAAAATAAAGAAGAAAATTTAGAAGCTATCGATATTATTTTGGTTACTACCAATAAAAATGCAGCATTTGAAGGTGATGAGGTTTCAAACGAACATTTATCAAAACTTCAATTTCATTTTGCGAGTAGTACAAAAGCTTATAATGAAACTGATAACAATACTTTTGTAAAAAACTACAGCCGTTTATATGATATCACACCTAATAAATGGGCGGTAAAAGGTTTCGATTTAACAATGGATGTTGTATTGCGCTTGGTGTCTTCCGAAGATTTATATGCTTCTGTAAACAATGCACAACTAACAGAGTATGTTGAAAATAAGTTTGCTTACAAAAAGAAACTCTATGGAGGGTATTATAACGATACTGTTTATTTAGTAAAATATGACGATTTAGCTATTGTTGAGGTTAAACAATAG
- a CDS encoding aminotransferase class V-fold PLP-dependent enzyme — protein MHKIDIELVEMTMDVMKYAINRISETNPKIGKPKKEEELRALVGETITEKGIGGEFAFNLWKEHLMKANVPIDHPRHLAFVPASPTRASIMFDLVTSVSSIHGAYWMEGAGGIFCENEAMKWIVSLTGMPEGAFGVFTSGGTAANLSAIVTAREYWRSLDEQNKVEKGLIITSIGAHSSVKSMAKVVDADVLFVETEDKMYADALQSKIDGLTPNQRKRLFAVVGTGGTTNAGIIDDLDGIATICEKESLWFHIDAAYGGGALAADSVRHLFNGVEKADSITIDPHKWMFSPYDCGAVIYKQPELAKKAHAQEGAYLDIFKDEGAHGFNPTDYQIQLTRRVRGLPLWFSLAMHGTDRYKEAVERGLELAQIAGRLIEENPNVELVRTPSLSCVLYRRIGWKPEDYTHWTYENHKKGFALVTPTKWKNGDTFETVSRFCFINPDTTEKDIEMILDSMK, from the coding sequence ATGCACAAAATAGATATTGAATTAGTAGAAATGACCATGGATGTCATGAAATATGCTATTAATAGAATTTCTGAAACGAATCCTAAAATAGGAAAACCAAAAAAAGAAGAAGAGCTTAGAGCTTTAGTAGGAGAGACTATAACCGAAAAAGGCATTGGTGGTGAGTTTGCCTTTAATTTATGGAAAGAACATTTAATGAAAGCTAATGTGCCTATAGATCACCCTAGACATCTTGCTTTTGTACCTGCTTCTCCAACAAGAGCATCTATTATGTTCGATTTGGTAACTTCAGTATCTAGTATTCATGGCGCGTATTGGATGGAAGGAGCAGGAGGTATTTTTTGTGAAAATGAAGCCATGAAGTGGATTGTGTCTTTAACAGGAATGCCAGAAGGTGCTTTTGGAGTGTTTACTAGTGGAGGAACGGCTGCAAACCTTTCTGCAATTGTTACAGCAAGAGAGTATTGGAGAAGTTTAGATGAACAAAATAAAGTTGAAAAAGGATTGATTATCACCTCTATTGGGGCGCATTCTTCTGTTAAATCCATGGCAAAAGTTGTAGATGCAGATGTGCTGTTTGTTGAAACAGAAGATAAAATGTATGCAGATGCTTTGCAAAGTAAAATAGATGGATTAACTCCTAACCAACGTAAACGTTTATTTGCAGTTGTGGGAACTGGAGGAACTACCAATGCAGGTATTATAGACGATTTAGATGGTATTGCAACAATTTGTGAAAAAGAAAGTTTATGGTTTCATATTGATGCTGCTTATGGAGGCGGTGCATTGGCGGCCGATTCTGTAAGACATTTATTTAATGGTGTTGAAAAAGCAGATAGCATCACTATAGATCCTCATAAATGGATGTTTTCACCTTATGATTGTGGTGCCGTTATTTATAAACAACCAGAATTAGCAAAAAAGGCACATGCTCAAGAAGGGGCTTATTTAGATATTTTTAAAGATGAAGGCGCACATGGATTTAATCCAACCGATTATCAAATACAATTAACCCGTCGTGTTAGAGGTTTGCCTCTCTGGTTTTCATTAGCCATGCATGGTACCGATAGATATAAAGAAGCTGTAGAGCGTGGTCTTGAATTAGCTCAAATTGCAGGCAGGTTGATTGAAGAAAATCCGAATGTTGAATTAGTAAGAACCCCTAGTTTATCTTGTGTTTTATATAGAAGAATAGGTTGGAAGCCTGAGGATTACACGCATTGGACTTATGAGAATCATAAAAAAGGTTTTGCTTTAGTAACACCAACTAAATGGAAAAATGGTGATACTTTTGAAACAGTATCTCGTTTTTGTTTTATTAATCCAGACACCACCGAAAAAGACATTGAAATGATTTTAGATTCTATGAAATAA
- the guaA gene encoding glutamine-hydrolyzing GMP synthase, which translates to MQHDKVLILDFGSQYTQLIARRVRELNIYSEIHPFNKIPTNIESYKAVILSGSPNSVRGEDALHPDLSEIRGKKPILAVCYGAQYLAHFSGGNVAPSNTREYGRANLSFIKSNEPFFTNINEGSQVWMSHSDTIKELPTNGVLVASTNDVENAAYKIEGETTYAIQFHPEVYHSTDGKQLLENFLVKIAGLHQDWTPDSFVEETVAAIQEKVGDDKVVLGLSGGVDSTVAAVLLNKAIGKNLYCIFVNNGLLRKNEFQSVLNQYEGMGLNVKGVDASGRFLEALKGIEDPEKKRKAIGNAFIEVFDDEAHKLEDVKWLAQGTIYPDVIESVSATGGPSATIKSHHNVGGLPDFMKLKIVEPLRAIFKDEVRRVGATLGIDPELLGRHPFPGPGLGIRILGDITAEKVTMLQEVDAIFINGLKEWGLYDKVWQAGAMLLPVNSVGVMGDERTYEKCVALRAVESTDGMTADWVNLPYEFLQKTSNDIINKVKGVNRVVYDISSKPPATIEWE; encoded by the coding sequence ATGCAACATGACAAGGTATTAATTTTAGACTTCGGATCGCAATACACACAACTTATTGCCCGTAGAGTTAGAGAACTCAACATATATTCCGAAATACACCCATTTAATAAAATTCCAACCAATATAGAAAGCTATAAAGCTGTTATACTTTCTGGTAGTCCAAACTCTGTAAGAGGGGAAGACGCGTTACATCCAGATTTATCTGAAATTCGTGGAAAAAAACCAATACTTGCAGTGTGTTACGGCGCACAATATTTAGCCCACTTTTCTGGAGGTAATGTAGCGCCATCAAATACACGAGAGTATGGTCGTGCTAATTTGTCATTTATAAAAAGTAATGAGCCTTTCTTTACTAATATAAATGAAGGAAGCCAAGTTTGGATGAGTCATAGCGATACTATTAAAGAATTACCAACCAATGGTGTATTAGTAGCAAGTACCAATGATGTTGAAAATGCAGCTTATAAAATAGAAGGCGAGACAACTTATGCTATTCAGTTTCATCCAGAAGTTTATCATTCAACTGATGGAAAACAATTATTAGAAAACTTTTTAGTAAAAATAGCAGGTTTACATCAAGATTGGACACCAGATTCATTTGTTGAAGAAACGGTAGCCGCTATTCAAGAAAAAGTAGGAGATGATAAAGTTGTTTTAGGGTTATCGGGAGGTGTAGATTCTACAGTAGCAGCAGTACTTCTAAATAAAGCTATTGGCAAAAATTTATATTGCATTTTCGTTAATAACGGATTACTTCGTAAAAACGAATTTCAAAGTGTATTGAATCAATATGAAGGTATGGGGCTTAACGTAAAAGGCGTTGATGCTTCTGGCCGTTTTTTAGAGGCTTTAAAAGGTATTGAAGATCCTGAGAAAAAACGTAAAGCCATTGGTAATGCATTTATTGAAGTTTTTGATGATGAAGCCCATAAGTTAGAAGATGTTAAATGGTTAGCTCAAGGCACTATTTATCCAGATGTTATTGAGAGTGTTTCTGCAACAGGAGGCCCTTCGGCAACTATTAAAAGTCATCATAATGTTGGTGGATTACCTGATTTTATGAAACTTAAAATTGTAGAGCCACTTCGTGCTATTTTTAAAGATGAAGTAAGACGTGTTGGTGCAACTTTAGGAATCGACCCAGAACTTTTAGGTCGTCATCCATTTCCAGGACCAGGATTAGGAATTCGTATTTTAGGAGATATTACTGCCGAAAAAGTAACCATGCTTCAAGAAGTTGATGCTATTTTTATTAACGGATTAAAAGAATGGGGACTGTACGATAAAGTATGGCAAGCAGGCGCTATGTTACTACCTGTTAACAGTGTTGGTGTTATGGGCGATGAGCGTACTTATGAAAAATGCGTTGCACTTAGAGCTGTAGAAAGTACAGATGGAATGACTGCTGATTGGGTAAACTTACCTTATGAGTTTCTTCAAAAAACATCAAACGATATAATAAATAAAGTAAAAGGCGTTAATAGAGTAGTTTACGATATTAGTTCTAAGCCACCAGCAACTATTGAGTGGGAATAA
- a CDS encoding DUF1796 family putative cysteine peptidase, with protein MKLFKKAIRSINKLKRKPLTLIDQDLLIEASTISNKINVWLGNEIHENISFGENCNTSTYLKKTSNKNASYPFDWIFSSPEIILHAIKDDFKSFLDKDQIFQVNKKKAGHRFYHSRMFNHRSPLTSDEDYNYYVRAVNRLRLVLENQEHSVFVITVINEPEKRLDWSNGFDMEIEKPIHQSLESFNPLVSYVKKTNPNSKFLFLSQITENKPSINLSYMDDTMLWVDFTSQGSCSGTKYRDRIDDTIAKIIFQGLNNRPIK; from the coding sequence TTGAAATTATTTAAAAAAGCTATTCGGTCTATAAACAAACTTAAAAGAAAGCCTCTAACACTAATAGATCAGGATTTATTGATTGAAGCTAGTACGATAAGCAATAAAATTAATGTTTGGTTAGGTAATGAAATACATGAAAACATATCATTTGGAGAAAACTGTAATACCTCTACATATTTAAAAAAAACATCTAATAAAAATGCTTCTTACCCGTTTGATTGGATATTTTCTTCTCCCGAAATTATTTTACATGCGATAAAAGATGATTTTAAATCATTTCTAGATAAAGACCAAATTTTTCAAGTAAATAAAAAAAAAGCAGGACACCGCTTTTATCATTCAAGGATGTTTAATCATAGAAGTCCTCTAACATCTGATGAAGATTATAACTACTATGTTAGAGCTGTGAATAGACTGAGACTTGTTTTAGAAAACCAAGAACATAGTGTATTTGTTATCACAGTAATAAATGAACCAGAAAAGAGATTAGATTGGAGTAACGGATTTGATATGGAAATAGAAAAACCAATTCATCAATCGTTAGAAAGTTTTAACCCCTTAGTTTCATATGTTAAAAAGACAAATCCTAATTCTAAATTTCTGTTTTTAAGTCAGATTACCGAAAACAAACCCAGCATCAATTTAAGTTATATGGATGACACCATGCTATGGGTAGATTTTACATCTCAAGGATCTTGTTCTGGCACAAAATATAGAGATAGAATTGACGATACTATTGCGAAAATTATTTTTCAAGGTTTAAACAATAGACCTATTAAATAA
- a CDS encoding DUF3820 family protein gives MIPDKQFLITLAHTKMPFGKYKDRYLIDLPEYYVVWYNQKGFPKGKLGDMLKQVYELKLNGLEELIRNIKKQYPK, from the coding sequence ATGATTCCAGACAAACAATTCCTTATAACTTTGGCACATACTAAAATGCCTTTTGGTAAGTACAAAGACCGTTATCTAATAGATTTACCTGAGTATTATGTGGTTTGGTATAATCAAAAAGGGTTTCCAAAAGGAAAGTTAGGCGATATGCTTAAACAGGTTTACGAGCTTAAATTAAATGGTTTAGAAGAGTTGATTAGGAATATTAAAAAGCAGTATCCTAAATAA
- a CDS encoding HIT family protein, whose translation MSTPISECLYCQNNDTLHSLMIKICDLKVSQLFLFKEQSYFGRCNVVYNNHGVEFHELSNEERNAFMKDVATVGKAITEAFNPTKVNYGAYSDTLSHLHMHIVPKYKDGYKFGGVFEMNPQKSMLSDAEYFEIIEKIKSKL comes from the coding sequence ATGTCAACACCTATTTCCGAATGTTTATATTGTCAAAACAATGACACATTACATAGTTTAATGATTAAAATATGTGACTTAAAAGTATCTCAACTGTTTTTATTTAAAGAACAATCCTATTTTGGTCGCTGCAATGTAGTTTATAATAATCATGGTGTTGAATTTCATGAATTAAGTAATGAGGAGCGCAATGCTTTTATGAAAGATGTAGCAACTGTAGGAAAAGCTATTACCGAAGCTTTTAACCCAACAAAGGTTAACTACGGCGCTTATTCAGATACGCTATCACATTTACACATGCACATTGTACCAAAATATAAAGACGGATATAAATTTGGTGGTGTTTTTGAAATGAATCCCCAAAAAAGTATGCTTTCAGATGCTGAATATTTCGAAATTATTGAAAAAATAAAATCGAAACTATAA
- the bshC gene encoding bacillithiol biosynthesis cysteine-adding enzyme BshC: MQLKYIPFSKTGYFSSLICNYLDENPQLKPFYNHFPNLDNFKFQIEEKQVSFQLESRTVLVECLKKQYQNIDTSKLALQNIERLQLENTFTITTGHQLNLFTGPLYFLYKIVSTINLTNDLKQKYPESNFVPIYWMATEDHDFEEINYFNFKGKKVHWNKASSGAVGELSTEGLEDVFNLLSKELGTTKNANYLKTLFENAYVKNQNLADATRFLANELFKDYGLVIIDANDKDLKKQFIPFIEDELLNQTSFNNVSETIQKINELPNQPYGIQVNPREINLFYLKENLRERIVFEDGVYKVLNTDIVWSKRDILSHLYEMPERFSPNVIMRPLYQEVILPNLCYIGGGGEIAYWFQLKQFFNKVNVPFPVLLLRNSVLIQSESQSKKLQKLNILDEDVFLKRDAFINKKVRDISNIDIDFSEQKDYLVQQFQSLYKLAEQTDESFIGAVKAQEVKQLKGLDNLEKRLLKAQKRKLSDQVLRMTELQNELFPNQSLQERNTNFSEFYLEYGNQLIPKLIENLEPLKSEFIIIRL, from the coding sequence ATGCAGTTAAAATATATTCCATTTTCTAAAACAGGTTATTTTTCATCACTAATATGTAACTATTTAGATGAAAATCCTCAATTGAAACCGTTTTACAATCATTTTCCTAATCTTGATAATTTTAAATTTCAGATAGAAGAAAAGCAAGTGTCATTTCAATTAGAATCACGAACTGTTTTAGTTGAATGTTTAAAAAAACAATACCAGAATATTGATACTTCTAAGTTAGCACTTCAAAATATTGAACGTTTACAATTAGAAAACACATTTACTATAACAACTGGGCATCAACTAAATTTATTTACAGGACCGCTTTATTTTTTATATAAGATTGTATCAACAATAAACTTAACTAATGACTTAAAACAAAAGTACCCAGAATCTAATTTTGTGCCTATTTACTGGATGGCAACAGAAGATCATGATTTTGAAGAAATAAATTATTTCAATTTTAAAGGAAAGAAAGTCCATTGGAATAAAGCGTCAAGTGGAGCGGTTGGAGAATTATCTACAGAAGGATTAGAAGATGTTTTTAATTTATTATCCAAAGAATTAGGGACAACCAAAAACGCAAATTATTTAAAAACACTGTTTGAAAATGCTTATGTAAAGAATCAAAATTTAGCAGATGCCACCCGTTTTTTAGCTAATGAATTATTTAAAGATTACGGACTAGTAATTATTGATGCTAATGATAAAGATTTAAAAAAGCAATTTATTCCTTTTATAGAAGATGAATTGCTAAATCAAACATCTTTTAATAACGTATCTGAAACGATTCAAAAAATTAATGAATTACCAAATCAACCTTATGGTATTCAGGTAAACCCACGAGAAATAAATTTATTTTATTTAAAAGAAAATTTAAGAGAACGTATCGTTTTTGAAGATGGTGTTTATAAAGTACTTAATACAGATATTGTTTGGAGCAAGAGAGACATACTAAGCCACCTTTATGAGATGCCAGAAAGGTTTTCTCCTAATGTGATTATGCGTCCTTTGTATCAAGAAGTTATTTTACCAAACCTATGTTATATTGGAGGTGGTGGTGAAATAGCGTATTGGTTTCAATTAAAGCAGTTTTTTAATAAAGTGAATGTGCCATTTCCAGTATTGCTTTTAAGAAATTCGGTTTTAATTCAATCAGAGAGTCAATCTAAAAAACTTCAAAAATTAAATATTCTTGATGAAGATGTTTTTTTAAAACGTGATGCTTTTATTAATAAGAAAGTTAGAGATATATCAAATATAGATATAGATTTTTCAGAACAAAAAGATTATTTAGTACAACAATTTCAAAGTTTATATAAACTAGCGGAACAAACGGATGAATCATTTATAGGAGCAGTAAAAGCGCAAGAAGTAAAGCAGTTGAAAGGATTGGATAATCTTGAAAAACGCTTGTTAAAGGCACAAAAAAGAAAACTTTCAGATCAGGTTTTAAGAATGACAGAACTTCAAAATGAGTTATTCCCAAATCAAAGTTTACAAGAGCGTAATACTAATTTTTCGGAATTTTATTTGGAATATGGCAATCAATTAATTCCAAAACTTATAGAAAACCTAGAGCCTTTAAAAAGTGAATTTATCATAATAAGATTATAA